The Hyalangium gracile genome includes the window CGCACCCCCGTCTTCTTCTCGTGCTCGCGCAGCTTGCGCAGGTACCAGGGCAGGAGCGGCACGTTGCCGTGGGCCTTGCGGTCCGCGTCCGGCGAGGCGCCCTTCGCCACGTCCGCCGCCGAGCGGAAGTACCCCGTCCAGCCCCACTCCGTCGGCCCGGCGATGACGGCCTCCGGGTCGGCCTGCCGCACCGCCGCGCCATAGGAGAGCGTGCGCTCCAGCAGCTCGTCGTAGGTGGTGGGCTCCGGGTGCACGTCCCGGTGCGTGGAGTTCCACAGCATGGGCTCGTTGTCGAGCAGGTACATGTGCACGCTGCGCCCGCGCTTCATGTCCTTGTTGCGGATGGTGCGCACCCACTCGGCCACGTACTCGGGCGGCGCGGGGAGGCTCGTCTGCGTGGGCGGCGGCGGCGCCAGCTCGCGGCCCGTGGGCGTGCGGCCGTTGCCCGCCTCCTTCACGTCCGGATCCATCTTCTCCTGCAGGCCGAACTTCGTGGACGGGAAGCTCACCGAGCTCGTGTCCTTGGCCACCCAGCCAATCAACGGCACGGTGAGCGCGGACTCGAGCCCGTGGGCGCGGTTGGCCATGAGGAAGTCGTCATAGGTGAACTGCGCGTTGTCCCCCGGCGAGGTGTTGCGGAAGAACCAGTCGTTGGCCGTGTTCCACGCGTTCAGCTTCCAGTTGTAGCGGGTGGTGGGGTTGCCACCCCAGCGGCGCACCGTGGCGCCCAGCTCCCACTGGTCCGTGCCCTTGTGCTCCTTCAGCGCGTCGAAGGCGATGCCGTAGATTCGCGGGCTGATGAAGTGGCCGGGCGCCGTGCAGTCCACGGCCAGGCTCGCCGGCTTGGGCGGCCCCACCGGCGCGCGCACCATGCCCGCCGCGGGCGCGCCCACCACCGCCGCGTCCGAGCCCGTGAAGCCGAGCGACTCCAGCTGCACCCACTCGGTGCCCACGCGCTTGTGCGCGCGCATGATGACGCGGTCGAACGGCTGCCCCCTCGGGTTGAGCTCCGCCCAGGGCACCAGCACCTGCACCCAGTCCTCCTGGCGGTTCACCCGGTGCTTGCCCTCGATACGCACCCGCGGGAACACCGTCTTGTCCCCGGAGTCCAGCCGCACCTCCAGGAACTCGCCATACTCGGACGGCGCCTTGTAGCGGAACGCCAGCCCCGCGAAGCGGCCCTCCAGCGGCTGCAGCCGGCGCAGCGACCAGCCGCCCAGGTCCGCCATCATCACCTTCGCGGGCCCCTCGCCCTCCACCTCGCGCTCGGTCCAGCCGCTGGCCTCCCAGCCCGCCTTGAGGCCGCCCTGCCACGCCGTCTCCACCAGCGCCAGGGAGACCGCGCCCGTCTCGGACTCCACCAGCTGCGCCCCGGGCGCCGTCAGCCCGAGCCTGTCCACCTCCACCCAGTCCGAGCCCACCTTCTTGTGCGCCCGGAGGACGATGCGATCGAACGTCCTCATGTCCGGGTTCAGCTCGGCCATGGGGATGAGCAGCTGCACCCAGTCGCCGTCCTGCCCGACGACGTGCTTGGAGGCCACCCGCACGCGCGGGAACGCCGTCTTGCCCTCGGAGTCCAGCCGGACTTCCAGGAACTCGCCGAAGCCGGAGGGCGCCTTGTAGCGCAGCGCCAGCCCGCCGAACGTGCCGCGCACGGGCGTGGTGTGCTTGAGCATCCACCCGCCCAGCTCCGCCATCACCACCTTCGCCGGCCCGGTGCCCTTCACCTCGCGCTCGGACCAGCCGGCGTCCTCCCAGCCCGGCTTGAGGCCGTCGTCGTAGACGACCTGCGACAGGTCCACCGTGAGGCTCGCCCTGGGCGTGGAGGGCTTGGAGGGGCCCGGCGGCGCGGCGCGCGCTCCACCGTTCTGGCTCTCACACGCGACCAGCATGGCGCAGGTGGCCAGCAAGGCCACCCGTGGCCCTCGGCCCGCCCTGCTGCTTCCGGTCAGGCCCTGTCCTCGGCGCCCTCCGGTCCCGTGTCTCATGGCTCTCCGCTCGAGTCCTTCTCCGCGCTCCGCCGGGGCTCCGCACCGCCCCGCGAGGACGCCTGCCGGTAACGCGCGATGCGCCGGGCCACTTCCCGCCACGAGCCCGCCTCCGCCCTCGCCCCGCGCAGGTACTCCATGGTGTAGGCCACCGAGGTGCTCTTGAAGGCCACCTGCTCGAGCCCCAGCCTGTCGGCCAGCTTCGCCGCGCCCATCAGCGCGTCCGTCACCGGCCGGGTCGGCCCGGGCAGCGCCACCGCCGTGGCCAGCAGCGGCCGCGCCAGCGCGTTCATCTCGAAGAGCATCCGCCACGGATCCACCTGCGGCACGTCCGAGTGCCTGTCGGACAGCCGCGAGTCCATGATGCCGTAGCGGTGCGCCCGCGCCAGCCACTTCTCGAAGCTGGTGTGGTCCGAGCCGTGCAGCACGTACGAGTCGTTGCAGAAGCGCACCTGGCAGCCCGCCTTCTCCAGCCGGATGCCCAGCTCGATGTCCTCGGACTGCTTCAGGCTCGAGTCGAACCCGCCCACCGCCACGTAGTCCTCGCGGCGGAACGAGACGTTGCCCGTGTAGAGGTTCCACCCGTGGGCGCCCTGCTCGTGGAGCCGGCGCGCCAGCCGCTCGTGCAGGTACGCGTACCAGCGCTCGAAGAGCGGCATCTCCTCGAGGGCCGGATCCGGATCGATGCGCCCCAGCACCACGTTGCGAGAGCCCGGCGGGTGCTGCTCCAGGTGCCGCTGGATGAAGTCCTCCGGCACCTGCATGTCGTCATCGGTGATGATGACCACGTCGCCACGCGCGGCCAGCACGCCCCGGTGCCGCGCCGCCGCCGCGCCCGCGTTCTTCTGCGTCTCCACGCGCAGCGTGTACGGGAGCTGTTTCGCCAGCGCCTCCAGGGGCCCCTGCGCCGGCTCCTTGGAGCCGTCATCCACGACGACGACTTCGTAGTCGCTGGGGGGCAGCGTCTGGCGCGCGAGCTGTTGGAGCAGCCGCGGGAGCAGAGCCAGCCGGTTGTACGTGGCCATCACCACGCTCACCCGAGGCCGCTGTGCTTCGCTCCGCGGCGGGGCATTGGAGCCCGCCGAGGGGGAGTCGCTCACTTCTTGCTCCCCACCCGTTGCTGCAGCGTCACGCTGCCCAGGAAGCGCGCCTTGCCGATCAGCTCCAGCGTGTGGCGAGCCGCGGAGAACTGCGTGGAGCCCAGCGGCACGCACAGCAGCGCGCGCTCGGTGGCCATCGCCACCTCGACGCCCACCGGGTTGGAGAGCACCGAGTCGATGCAGACGACCACCATGCCGCCCTGCTCGACGTGCGCCTTCATGTCACGCACCAGACGCGAGGCGGCCCCGGGAGGCAGCCCCTCGGCGTCGATGAGGCGGATGGCGCGCTCGCGATACTGGCTGCCCACCTCGACGATGGCGCGCGCGGCCATGAGGCCCGAGGCGCCCGGCTGCGCGGGCACCACCACCAGCGAGTTCCACTTCTCGCGCTGGGTGAGCAGCGTCCACAGGTGGAGCAGCTCGGTGGGAATCGGCTCCGCGGGAGCGGGGATGACTTCGTTGTGTACGGGCTCTTCCGGCGCGATGGGCACCGGCGTCGGCGTGCCGCGCACGACGGACCACGGACGCGGACGCCCTGCCCCCGGCTTGGCGGCGTTGGCGTCGCCTCCCCGGGGAGGCCCGCTGCCTCCGGAATTGTCAGTCGGCTCGTACATAGACGGATCCAGTCTACTCATTTTCGGGCTGCTGCCCAGGGGTGCTTCCAGGGCAGGATCATGCGAGTGAACAGACAGTCGCCGCCGTTCCGCTCGTGCTGAACGCGCTCCTTTGCGGCTCATGTGCGCTCACCTCCGTCTTGCACCGACGATTCCAGCAGAGGCGCACCCTGAGTGGGGGCAGGTGAACGCTGCGGGCCCCAGGCTCGGGTGACGGTCGCCAGCTTGCCTGCGATGGTGACGGCCAGGGCCATGAGGATCATCGCGTACCAGCTGGTGATGCCCATGTCTCCGAAGCACTGGTTGATGTAGGCGAAGACGATGGCGACGACGACGAGCGCCGCCGCGCGCCAGTGGGGATGGCGGGTGCGGTGGTAGGAGCGCACGGCGAAGTAGACGGTGAGCGCTACAAACAGCCACACCCCTGTAAAGCCCACCACCCCACCGAAGGCGAGCAGGCCCAGCACGGAGTTGTGCGGGTGGTAGAGGTAGTCCTCGAAGAGGTGCGAGATGTCCGCGAGTTTCATCACCTCTTCGAAGCCGTGCCCGTAGCCGGTGCCCAGCAGCGGGTTTCGCTGCCAGGTGGAAATGAGGTTGAAGTTCTCCACGTCGCGGTAGTCCATCACACCGGTGTCGTTGTGCTCGCCGACGATCATCGACTTGATCGTGTTCACAGGCGAGAAAATGCCCACCGGGTTGGCCCAGCCGATGACGATATAGGCGAGGATGAACGGCGACAGGGCGAGGCCCGCGCGCGTCACGTAGCGCTTCACGCGCGTCCACGGGCTGATCAGGAACATGGCGATCAGGGCCTGATCAAAGCTGGCGTACGCCAGGCGGCGATCGTTGTAGTTCATCCCCATGAGGATGACGCCGCAGACCAGCAGCATGCGCCGGAAGTTCTTCCAGGTGGGCTCCTCCGTCCATTGCGTCAAGGCGATGGCCAGCCCGGTGACGTAGATCATCGTGTCCGAGTGCGTGGTGGCGTACTCGGTGTAGAGCCCCCGGGGCCGGGCGATGAAGACGATGAAGAAGGCGCCCAGGAAGGCCTTGGTGAAGGCGGCGGCGATGACGATGCGCGCCAGCAGGCGGAAGTCCTCCGGCCCGCGGATGGACACGGTGAGGAGGAACACGAACATCGGCATCAGCAGCAGCTTCTGGAGCTGCCACTTCGCCGGGCGCGCGTCGCCCCCGCGCAGCACGCCCCAGACGTACATCCAGCTGATCGTCACCAGGATCAGCAGCAGCGCCATGACGAGCGGGCGGGGCAGCGGCGTCATCCGCTCGTCGATCTTCAGGCCCACCGCCTGCCGGTAGATGTAGAGGAAGATGAGCCCGAACACCGACAGGTCGATGAGCGTGAAGCCCAGGCCCGGCACGCCGGTGACGACGTTGAGGTTGATGAAGAGCAGCCGGCCGATGAAGGAGACGGGCGAGTTCCAGTGCCCCGAGTACGGCACCTCCACCGCGCAGTCCACGATGAGCAGCAGGGCCAGCAGCGTGAGGACGGGGTAGCGCACCGGCACCTTGGCCAGCACCCAGAGCAGGATGGCCCCCACCATGGGCAGCAGCGCCACGGCCGGGAAGAGGACGAGCAGCCCCAGCGTCGCCAGCATCACGCCGGCCAGCAGCGTGAGGAAGACAGGTGTGCGGGAGAGGAAGGCTTCCATCGTCTTTCCTCAGGGTGCCGAGCCCGGGCGCGCGCTCAGGGCTTGCGCGCCTCGCGGGTGGTCCGCACCCACTCCCCCTTCTTGTCTCGAGGGCCCGCCACCATCAGCCACACCTTCCACGCCACGTAGAAGGGCGCCCGCATCAGGTCCAGCAGCCCGCGCAGGCCCATGCCCGACACCCACCAGCCGCGCAGCACGTACAGGCCCAGGCTCACCACGCAGAACGCCCCCGCCCAGGCGCTGAGCGCCACCTGCCCCTGCCACACGGAGAGCCCCGCCGCGGCCGCCGCGACCGCGACGGCGCCCAGCACCACGTAGCTCAAGGGCGGCACCAGCAGGTCCATGGCCAGGTCGAGCAGCACGTCGTCGCGCTTGTCCAGGGCCTCGCCCAGCAGCGGCACGCCGAACTGCTTCGTCATCGCCCAGCGTCCGCCCTCCCAGCGGCGGCGCTGCGAGCGGGCGGCCTTCTCGGAGGACACCATCTCCCCCAGCACCTCGGCCTCCCACGCGTAGTGCACGCGGTAGCCGGCGCGGCCCAGGCGGATGCCATACTCCAGGTCCTCCACGATGGAGAACGCGTCGTGCGGCACCTCGCGGATGACGCGGTGGCTGAAGCACATGCCGTTGCCGCGCAGGCCGCACGAGACGCCCAGCCGCTCGCGGCCCAGCGAGCGCACCTTGTGGAACAGCGCCAGGGCGATGGCCATCAGCCGCGTGCGCCACGAGGCATGCGGGTTGAGCACGCCGTAGTGCGCCTGGATGGCCTGCGCGCCCGCCTCCAGCCGCAGCCCGAAGGAGTGCAAGAGGTGCGGCGACACGTGCGTGTCCGCGTCCACCACCACCACCGCGTCGGCGAAGCCCTCCTTCAAGCTGTGCTCGAAGGCGTACGCCAGCGCGAAGCCCTTGCCGCGCTTCTCCGTGTCGTGGCGCACCAGCACCGTGGCGCCCGCCTCGCGCGCCCGCTCCGCCGTGGCGTCCGAGCAGTTGTCCGCCACCACCAGGATGCGCCGCAGCGCCGCCGGGTAGTCCAGGGCGGACAGGTTCTTCACCGTGCCGGCGATGCCGCCCTCTTCATTGTGCGCCGGGACGATGATGTCGAACTTCAGGCGCGGCGGGACGCGGGCCGGCGCCGGCATGTCCGCCGACAGCACCGTCAAGAGCAACAAATAGCCGCACGCCAGCACCACCGGCACCGACAGCACCAGCAACAGGATATCCGCCCACATCACGGCATCACTCCAAGCCAGGAGGCCATGACGCTCACCCCGAGCCTCGGTCCAGCTCCGCCAGCACGGGCACGCCCAGCCCCCGCTCCACCTGCCAGCTCTCCAGCACCCGCCCGCTGAGCACGTCCTTCGCCAGCGCCGCGAACACGCCCAGCAGCATCCCGGCGAAGATGCCGCCCAGGGCGATGACCAGCGCGTTGGGCTTGATGGGCTTGCGCGGGAACTCGGCCGGCGTGAGCACCGTGAAGCGGTACTTGAAGGACTTGGAGGCGATGTCCAGCTCCAGCTTCGCCGAGTCGATGCGCTTGAGGATCTGCTGCTGCGCGCTCAGCCGGCTGCGCAGCCGGTCCAGCGCCACCGCCGCGCTCGGGTTCTCCGACACCGCCGGCAGCAGCCCCATCAGCACCCGCTCCAGGCCGTACGGGTCCGGCACCGGCTCGTCCGGGAACGGCATGGACTTGCCGCCCAGGTCGCCGTACTCGGCCAGCAGCTGCTTCTCGTCCTCCTGCAGCGCCTTCACCTGCTGCGAGCCCTGGCGCAGCGCCGCCACCTGCGTCTCCAGCTGCACCACCGTCGGGTGGTCCGGCGCGTACATCTCCCGCTTCTGCGCCAGCTCGTCCTGCATCTCCGTCAGGCGCTGGTTGTGCTGCACCTGCGCGTCCGCGATGGCGCGGCGCTTGGTGCGGATGGCGAAGCGCAGCTGCGCCAGCTCCTGGTCCGTGGAGCCGAAGCGCGGCAGCAGCCGGGGGTCTCCCACCGCGCGGCGGCGCTCCAGCATGATTTCCGAGAAGGTCTGCGCGAAGTCGTCGTAGGCCTCCTTCACCGCCACCCCCGCCTGCTGCTCGTGCTCCTGGAGGATGGCGATGGCGTCCTTGATGCTGCTGAGCTCCTCTTCCTTGCTCTTGTCCAGGAAGCTCTGCTGGGCGGCCTCCACCAGCTCGTAGGCCAGCTGCGGGTCTCCCCACTCCACGCCGATGGCCACCTTGCCGTCGTTGGTGTTCACGCTGATGCGCTTCTCCAGCGTGCCCACCATGCCGTCCATCCGCGCGTCCTCGTCCGGCGGCGCGGTGAGCATGCGCATCACCGAGTCCTTGAAGCGCAAGAGCGGCGGGCGCGTGGCCTCCCACCGGTCCAGCAGGTTCAGGTCCTTCACGAGCTTGACCAGGTTGTCCTGGCGCAGCACGGCCTCCGCGGCGGCCTTCGTCGGCCCGTCCACGTCGTTCACCGGCCGCATGGGGTTGGGCGGATCCGGGTTGAGGATGTTGGCGCGCTCGGGGTTCACCAGGCCGGGGATGATGGTGTTCGCCGTGCGACGCGGCAGCAGCTTGCTCTCCGCGTACCAGGTGCGCGGCAAGAGCTTGGCCACCGCGATGGCCAGCGTCGCCGTCACCAGGAAGGTGCCCAGCACCAGGAACTTGTGGCGGCGCACCGCGTGGCGCACGTAGCCCAGGTAGTCGCGGATCTGCTCCCAGTCGAAGATCCGCGCCTGCTCGCGCTCCGCCTCGGGCAGCTCATGAGGTGCGGACATCGCTCTTACCTCCCGAGGTGGCCTCGGCCGCCCTCGCCAGCAAACGCAGCACCTGCTGCACGAACTCTTCCTGGGTGAACGGCTTGGTCAGATACCCATCCGCTCCCACCTCTTCGGCCTGCGCGCGGTCCAGCAACGTCCCTCGCGCGCTGATCATCAACACCGGCAGCCCCGCCAGCTCCGGCTGCCCCCGGATGTATTCGCAGACGTCGTAGCCGGACACGTCCGGCAGCGTCAGGTCCAGGCACACCAGGTCCGGCCGGCTGTGCGCCAGCTGCTCGAGCGCGGAGCGCCCGTTGGAAGCCTCCTGGATGCGCGTGACGCCCAGGGCGTGCAGGAACTCGCTCACCATCTTTCGGAAAAGAGGCGAGTCCTCCACCACCAGGACCGTGCGTTGCGAGACATCCATGGATGCGTTCCGGGTCCTCTCCAAGTCAGTCGTCGAGTCGCGGCCAGATGACGAGCACGGCAAACGCGTAACAAAGGTTGAAGATGACCATCATCAGGATGGCCTTCTTGACGCCGCGGACCGGGTGACGCTCACGCGCCGCCAGGCTCGGCAGCAGAATCATCGCGTACAGCACGGACAGCAGCAGGAACTTCTTCATGGCCTGGTGGGATTAAAGCCTACCATTCTCCTGTCGGATCACCAATCCAACGCCCATGAACCACTTATAGATGGGGTCGTTCTCGATCAGAAATTCTCTCAACCTCAAGAGTCGTCCGGACGCCACCACGGCCGAAGAGCGAGTGAGCGGCCACTGGAATTTCAGGGAGACCCGTTCATCCCCATCTCGTTCGTGGACGCCGTCCGTCATCGCCTGTGCAACGGACAACTCCAGGTCGAGCTGGGCCTTGCGGCGCCCCTTCCACTGGAGGGCGAAGCTGCCCTCCACGCGCGGGAAGAAGGCGGTGCTGTAGGCATTCACGAAGGAGGTGTAGCGCACCGCCAGCCTGGCCTTCACCGGCCAGTGGTAGCCCACGGGGACGGGCGTCTGGAGCGAGGCCTCGCCGATGGGCATGAGGATGCTCTCGTCCGGCAGCGGGTCCGGGAACACCTTCTGCGGGCGGCTCTCCCCCACCGCGGCGCCCAACTGCAGCCGGCCGTTGATCAGCGGGGTGAACTGGTACTGCGCCAGCGGTGTCGCCTGGACCACGGACAGGTGCCCATCCGTGGAGAAGCTCACATCCCGCGCGTAGACTTCCCCGCCGAGGACCAGGCGACGCGTCACCGAGTGGAAGGCCTGCGCGCGAAGCTCCGGGCTCACCTGCGCGGGCGTCACGCGGTCGGAGGTCGGGCGAGGGACGGTGGGCGGATCCAACAGACCGTTGTAGACGAGGCCGCCCGCGACACCGATGTACGTGCGGCGCAGGCCGGTGAAGTCGAAGCCCACCATGCTCTCCGAGTACGCGTACTTGCTGGCGTCCAGGTAGCGGGGGTCTCCCTCGGTGTTGTTCGCCGGGACGCGGAAGTCCTCGAACGGGAAGTAGCCATAGGTCAGCGACTCCATGGCCCACAGCTTCAGGCCGCGGGTGGCCTGGAACTCGCCGCGCAGGAAGAGGAAGGTGAGCACCTCCGTCGTGGGCTGGGTGACGGTGCGGCGGATGAGCAGCTGCGGCTCGAGGATGGCCTTCAGCTCCATGCGCGGCGTGTAGAGGATGACCTGGCCTCGGGGCGTGAGCACCACGTCCTCGATGACGCGCCGGTCCTCGCGCTCGGTGAGGTTGGGCGTGCGCAGGAAGGTCTCCGCGCGGAACTCGGACGAGTAGCGGAGCGCCGGCGTGCTCGCCAGCACCATGCTCGTCACCAGCGCGGGGAGCATCGCCATGGGCTACTCCACCACCACCACGTCCCCGGTCCTCAGGACGAACGCGGCCCCCTTGCCCTCGGTGCGGCTGACGGCCTCGTAGTCGAAGCGGATGCGCATGGGCGTGGGGTTGTCCGGCTGGCGCCGCAGCACGTAGATGCCGTCCAGCTGCGCGTAGTCCGTGAAGCCGCCCGCCTGGGCCAGCGCCTGCAGCACGCCGGAGCCGGGCTCCAGCTCCTTCATGCCCGGGCCCTTCACCTCGCCCAGCACGGCCACCTGGACCTTCTTGGGCTCCGTCACCCGCACGGTGACGGTGGGGTTGCTCACCAGCGGCTTGAGCAGCTCCTCGATGCGGCGGGCGAGCACTGGCGGCGTGAGCCCCGCGGCGTCCACGTCGTTCACCAGCGGCAGCGTGATGCGCCCGTCCTCGCGGACCAGCGCGTTCTCCGTCGTCAGCTCGTTCTGGTTCCACACCTTGATGAAGAGCCGGTCCCCCTTGCGGATGATGTAGCCCTCGTCCTGCAGCGAGGGCGGATCCCGGTAGTCATCCACCCAGACGAAGCGGCCCGGGGCGTAGCAGGCGGCCAGCGCCAGCAGCACGGCCGGCAGGGCTCGGCGGAGGAGTCGGAAGGGAGAGGAGTTCACACGACGCATCATGAGTTCAGCTCCAGCTCACGCGGCGGAGGCCTGGACGGGCGCGCGCCGCCGGCGCACCACGCGCAGCAGGCCTTGCAGCTCTTCCAGGCGCACCGCGCCGGTCACGAACACGAGGACGATGTAGAGGCTGGCGCCCACCACCAGCCGCAGCGGACCCAGGCCCGCGAGCGCCAGGTGCACGGCCGTCACCACGGCGCAGATGACGAGTGTCTTCACGAGCCGCGTGACGCTCTGCCTGTCGAAGGCGCGCCGGCCCACGGCGCTCACCAGCAAGGTGACAGCCACCGTCTCGCAGACGAGCAGCCCCAGCGCGGAGGCGCACGCGCCGCCCACCGGGCCGAACCACGCCAGGAAGGGGCGCGCCAGCGTCAGGTTGATGAGCGAGTTGAGCACCATGGACACCACCGAGGTGCGCGTCACCCACCAGCCCTTGCCCAGCGCCGTCAGCACCGCGGCGCACACCATGGCCACGTAGGTGAGCGCGAGGATGGGCGCCTGCAGCCGCAGCACCGCCGCAGCCGGCGCGAACCGGTCGCCGTACACCAGGTGGATCCACACGTCGGCGCCCAGCGCCATGGCCAGCGCGAGCGGAATGGAGAAGGCGGACACCGCCTCCAGCGTGCGGCGGGCCAGGCGGAACAGCTCGTCCTGGGACTGGGCGGCGGCGCGCGCCAGCAGCGGCATCAGCACCCAGGTGAGCACCGGCGCCGCCATCAGCGTCATGCCCGCCAGGTTCCACCCGGCGCCGTACCAGCCCACCTCCGTGGTGTTCGTCAGGAAGCCCAGCAGGAAGATGCCCATGGGGCCGTTGGCCGCCAGCGCCGCCTCGTTGAGGAAGAAGGGCAGCGCGCCCTTCATCGCCTCGCGAGTGCCCTTCGCGTCCAGCCGGAGCTCCAGCCCCGTGTGCCGGCGCGAGAGCCGGAAGAGCACCACCGCCCGCACCACCTCCGAGGCCAGGATGGGCACGCCCAGCCACGGCAGCGGCAGCCCCAGCGCGAGCACCAGCAGCTGGCCGCCGCCCCACACGCACTTGGTGGCGATGTTGGCCACCGAGAGCCCGTCCACCTTCTCGCGCGCGTGCAGCACCGCCGCCAGCGTCCCGTTGCACCGGAAGAAGAGCTGGTACACGCCCAGCAGCAGCACCAGGAGCCGCAGGGGGTCCGGCTTGCCCTCCACGTGCATCAGCCCCTGCATCACCCCCAGCAGCGCCACCGCCATCAGCACCTGCAGCAGCAGCGTGCCGCCGAAGAACTCGCTGGCGTGCTGGGGCCGCAGGGCCACCTCCTTGCGGATGTAGACCTCCAGCCCCAGGCCGGCGAGCACGAAGAAGACGGCGGTGAAGCCCTCCGAGGCCCAGTTGAACTGACCGAAGGCCTCCGGCCCCAGCACGCGCGGCAGCAGCAGGCGCACCGCCAGCGCGATGCCGTACGTCACCATCAGCGAGCCGCCCAGCTTCACGGCGTTTCGCATGGACGTCGTCACGTCCAGCGCCGCGGGCTGCGGAGCCGGGGGAGACGCCGCGGCGCTCGGATCTGGGGTCTGCGTGGACATGGGCTCGACGGCGATGGGGATCCAGGCCAGTGAACGACAGCCCTCCACCCGCGTCAATTCGCGGGCAGCCTCCCCGCCTCCGAACCGAGCCGCCGGGCTGGCGCCCCCCCTACCCAGGAGGGCGGGCCGGCTGGACTCCTCAGCTGGCGCCGTTGCCGGTGATGACCACGGGCACCGTCTTCAGGATGAGCCCCAGGTCCGTCAGCAGGGTCCAGTTGTCGATGTACTGC containing:
- the epsU gene encoding exopolysaccharide biosynthesis GT2 family glycosyltransferase EpsU, with product MWADILLLVLSVPVVLACGYLLLLTVLSADMPAPARVPPRLKFDIIVPAHNEEGGIAGTVKNLSALDYPAALRRILVVADNCSDATAERAREAGATVLVRHDTEKRGKGFALAYAFEHSLKEGFADAVVVVDADTHVSPHLLHSFGLRLEAGAQAIQAHYGVLNPHASWRTRLMAIALALFHKVRSLGRERLGVSCGLRGNGMCFSHRVIREVPHDAFSIVEDLEYGIRLGRAGYRVHYAWEAEVLGEMVSSEKAARSQRRRWEGGRWAMTKQFGVPLLGEALDKRDDVLLDLAMDLLVPPLSYVVLGAVAVAAAAAGLSVWQGQVALSAWAGAFCVVSLGLYVLRGWWVSGMGLRGLLDLMRAPFYVAWKVWLMVAGPRDKKGEWVRTTREARKP
- the wzy gene encoding exopolysaccharide repeat unit polymerase, which gives rise to MEAFLSRTPVFLTLLAGVMLATLGLLVLFPAVALLPMVGAILLWVLAKVPVRYPVLTLLALLLIVDCAVEVPYSGHWNSPVSFIGRLLFINLNVVTGVPGLGFTLIDLSVFGLIFLYIYRQAVGLKIDERMTPLPRPLVMALLLILVTISWMYVWGVLRGGDARPAKWQLQKLLLMPMFVFLLTVSIRGPEDFRLLARIVIAAAFTKAFLGAFFIVFIARPRGLYTEYATTHSDTMIYVTGLAIALTQWTEEPTWKNFRRMLLVCGVILMGMNYNDRRLAYASFDQALIAMFLISPWTRVKRYVTRAGLALSPFILAYIVIGWANPVGIFSPVNTIKSMIVGEHNDTGVMDYRDVENFNLISTWQRNPLLGTGYGHGFEEVMKLADISHLFEDYLYHPHNSVLGLLAFGGVVGFTGVWLFVALTVYFAVRSYHRTRHPHWRAAALVVVAIVFAYINQCFGDMGITSWYAMILMALAVTIAGKLATVTRAWGPQRSPAPTQGAPLLESSVQDGGERT
- a CDS encoding GumC family protein encodes the protein MSAPHELPEAEREQARIFDWEQIRDYLGYVRHAVRRHKFLVLGTFLVTATLAIAVAKLLPRTWYAESKLLPRRTANTIIPGLVNPERANILNPDPPNPMRPVNDVDGPTKAAAEAVLRQDNLVKLVKDLNLLDRWEATRPPLLRFKDSVMRMLTAPPDEDARMDGMVGTLEKRISVNTNDGKVAIGVEWGDPQLAYELVEAAQQSFLDKSKEEELSSIKDAIAILQEHEQQAGVAVKEAYDDFAQTFSEIMLERRRAVGDPRLLPRFGSTDQELAQLRFAIRTKRRAIADAQVQHNQRLTEMQDELAQKREMYAPDHPTVVQLETQVAALRQGSQQVKALQEDEKQLLAEYGDLGGKSMPFPDEPVPDPYGLERVLMGLLPAVSENPSAAVALDRLRSRLSAQQQILKRIDSAKLELDIASKSFKYRFTVLTPAEFPRKPIKPNALVIALGGIFAGMLLGVFAALAKDVLSGRVLESWQVERGLGVPVLAELDRGSG
- a CDS encoding response regulator — its product is MDVSQRTVLVVEDSPLFRKMVSEFLHALGVTRIQEASNGRSALEQLAHSRPDLVCLDLTLPDVSGYDVCEYIRGQPELAGLPVLMISARGTLLDRAQAEEVGADGYLTKPFTQEEFVQQVLRLLARAAEATSGGKSDVRTS
- a CDS encoding glycoside hydrolase family 44 protein, with the protein product MALLATCAMLVACESQNGGARAAPPGPSKPSTPRASLTVDLSQVVYDDGLKPGWEDAGWSEREVKGTGPAKVVMAELGGWMLKHTTPVRGTFGGLALRYKAPSGFGEFLEVRLDSEGKTAFPRVRVASKHVVGQDGDWVQLLIPMAELNPDMRTFDRIVLRAHKKVGSDWVEVDRLGLTAPGAQLVESETGAVSLALVETAWQGGLKAGWEASGWTEREVEGEGPAKVMMADLGGWSLRRLQPLEGRFAGLAFRYKAPSEYGEFLEVRLDSGDKTVFPRVRIEGKHRVNRQEDWVQVLVPWAELNPRGQPFDRVIMRAHKRVGTEWVQLESLGFTGSDAAVVGAPAAGMVRAPVGPPKPASLAVDCTAPGHFISPRIYGIAFDALKEHKGTDQWELGATVRRWGGNPTTRYNWKLNAWNTANDWFFRNTSPGDNAQFTYDDFLMANRAHGLESALTVPLIGWVAKDTSSVSFPSTKFGLQEKMDPDVKEAGNGRTPTGRELAPPPPTQTSLPAPPEYVAEWVRTIRNKDMKRGRSVHMYLLDNEPMLWNSTHRDVHPEPTTYDELLERTLSYGAAVRQADPEAVIAGPTEWGWTGYFRSAADVAKGASPDADRKAHGNVPLLPWYLRKLREHEKKTGVRILDVLDVHFYPQADGVSPDKGEKTDPETNALRIRSTRALWDANYKDESWIGEPVRLIPRLKKMVEENYPGRGIAIGEYNFGAARHMSGGLAQAEALGRFAEGGVTAAFYFTYPPTRSPAWWAFRAYRNFDGQGGGFQNIYLPSSAQEGTSLFASRSDDGRRLVAIALNLEPDAARNARVDLKGCGMLKGARVMTYIGETSGFSEQPAAAVSAGILETQLPPYSITVLDLTLEPSKAPGKPPQAKGRRPDAP
- a CDS encoding polysaccharide biosynthesis/export family protein, translated to MMRRVNSSPFRLLRRALPAVLLALAACYAPGRFVWVDDYRDPPSLQDEGYIIRKGDRLFIKVWNQNELTTENALVREDGRITLPLVNDVDAAGLTPPVLARRIEELLKPLVSNPTVTVRVTEPKKVQVAVLGEVKGPGMKELEPGSGVLQALAQAGGFTDYAQLDGIYVLRRQPDNPTPMRIRFDYEAVSRTEGKGAAFVLRTGDVVVVE
- the epsD gene encoding exopolysaccharide biosynthesis glycosyltransferase EpsD; amino-acid sequence: MSDSPSAGSNAPPRSEAQRPRVSVVMATYNRLALLPRLLQQLARQTLPPSDYEVVVVDDGSKEPAQGPLEALAKQLPYTLRVETQKNAGAAAARHRGVLAARGDVVIITDDDMQVPEDFIQRHLEQHPPGSRNVVLGRIDPDPALEEMPLFERWYAYLHERLARRLHEQGAHGWNLYTGNVSFRREDYVAVGGFDSSLKQSEDIELGIRLEKAGCQVRFCNDSYVLHGSDHTSFEKWLARAHRYGIMDSRLSDRHSDVPQVDPWRMLFEMNALARPLLATAVALPGPTRPVTDALMGAAKLADRLGLEQVAFKSTSVAYTMEYLRGARAEAGSWREVARRIARYRQASSRGGAEPRRSAEKDSSGEP